One window of the Methanosphaera sp. WGK6 genome contains the following:
- a CDS encoding HEAT repeat domain-containing protein, giving the protein MSDLDTIKENITSDNHEIRLEACKELIEYPDDAIDILIGRYTDKNPLVRFQAAKTLSEIGESSIKPVIRALNTDNTMVQKYAILTLKDIGDDTVAKELITALKSDDFAIRKFSAKALGEMEVKTAVDPIIELLVDDDWGVRTSAAKALGDIGDKKAIDPIKKARRAATGDKEFKKVANKALKKIDPKPKKKKAKK; this is encoded by the coding sequence ATGTCTGATTTAGATACTATAAAAGAAAACATAACAAGTGATAACCACGAAATTAGATTAGAAGCTTGTAAGGAACTAATTGAATATCCTGACGATGCTATTGATATTTTAATAGGAAGGTATACTGATAAAAATCCTCTTGTAAGATTCCAAGCAGCAAAAACTTTATCTGAAATTGGTGAATCATCTATTAAACCAGTTATAAGAGCATTAAATACTGATAATACTATGGTTCAAAAATATGCTATATTAACATTAAAAGATATTGGTGATGATACAGTAGCAAAAGAACTTATCACAGCATTAAAATCAGATGATTTTGCTATTCGTAAATTTTCTGCAAAAGCATTGGGTGAAATGGAAGTAAAAACTGCAGTAGATCCTATAATTGAATTATTAGTTGATGATGATTGGGGTGTAAGAACATCTGCAGCTAAAGCATTAGGTGATATTGGTGATAAAAAAGCAATAGATCCTATTAAAAAAGCTAGAAGGGCTGCAACAGGTGATAAAGAATTTAAAAAAGTAGCAAATAAAGCACTTAAAAAAATAGATCCTAAACCTAAAAAGAAAAAAGCTAAAAAGTAA
- a CDS encoding carbon-nitrogen hydrolase family protein gives MKDFKIASCQMNVVDNKKVNIEHACNFIKKATSHNVKMVTLPEMFNTPYTNDKFIEYAEFEENSITLNAMQDIAKEENIYLQCGSIPEKEETNIYNTAYLINPKGKIIGKHRKMHMFDIDTNTIKFTESDTLTPGNSVTTIKTDLGKISLAICYDIRFPELWTLMSKNQTDIILLPGAFNKTTGPLHWETLIRARAIDTQSYVLATSPSQIENPYYVAWGHSMIVDPWGKIVAKATEKEAILYANLKSEHITSVRSQIPILKNKRNDIYDTVQKE, from the coding sequence GTGAAAGATTTTAAAATAGCAAGTTGTCAGATGAATGTAGTTGATAATAAAAAAGTAAATATTGAACATGCATGTAATTTTATTAAAAAAGCTACATCACATAATGTTAAAATGGTTACTTTACCTGAAATGTTTAATACACCATATACTAATGATAAATTCATTGAATATGCTGAATTTGAAGAAAATAGTATTACATTAAATGCCATGCAAGATATAGCTAAAGAAGAAAATATTTACTTACAATGTGGCTCAATACCTGAAAAAGAAGAAACCAACATATATAACACTGCATATCTTATAAATCCTAAAGGAAAAATAATAGGAAAACATAGAAAAATGCACATGTTTGATATTGATACTAATACTATTAAATTTACTGAATCAGACACATTAACTCCAGGAAACTCTGTTACAACAATTAAAACTGATTTAGGTAAAATATCTCTTGCAATATGTTATGATATTCGTTTTCCAGAATTATGGACATTAATGAGTAAGAACCAGACAGATATCATATTATTACCAGGTGCATTCAATAAAACAACAGGTCCTCTTCACTGGGAAACATTAATTAGAGCACGGGCTATTGATACACAATCTTATGTTCTTGCAACATCCCCCAGTCAGATAGAAAACCCTTATTATGTTGCATGGGGTCATTCCATGATTGTAGATCCATGGGGTAAAATAGTTGCAAAAGCTACAGAAAAAGAAGCAATACTATATGCAAATCTTAAATCAGAACATATTACATCAGTACGCTCACAAATCCCTATATTAAAAAATAAAAGAAATGATATTTATGATACTGTACAAAAAGAGTAA
- a CDS encoding TIR domain-containing protein, whose amino-acid sequence MLDLFPEEDISTWKLFISYPEDNKEYNTFLSRLDSATEAFRWSDVTDISNNFPQAIDSCDALIVLSGLWSKNKELINKHINYAQTFRKPIIIIRPYGAEEIPVELADIATKVVGWNTACIVDAILLSINGDDYEFLM is encoded by the coding sequence ATGTTAGATTTGTTTCCAGAAGAAGATATAAGCACATGGAAGTTATTTATATCATACCCTGAAGATAATAAAGAGTACAATACATTTCTGTCTCGTTTAGATTCTGCTACAGAAGCTTTTAGATGGAGTGATGTTACAGATATAAGTAATAATTTTCCACAAGCTATTGATAGTTGTGATGCTTTAATTGTTTTATCAGGATTATGGTCAAAAAATAAAGAATTAATAAATAAACATATAAATTATGCTCAAACATTCAGAAAACCTATAATAATAATTAGACCTTATGGTGCAGAAGAAATACCTGTTGAGTTAGCTGATATTGCAACAAAAGTGGTTGGATGGAATACTGCTTGTATTGTGGATGCAATATTATTAAGTATTAATGGGGATGATTATGAATTTTTAATGTAA
- the nucS gene encoding endonuclease NucS: MNKFRIKEEGIIIKFKTIENPENNDAYTLLQEGFDKKAMIIVLAECHVEYEGRARSRLDIGDRLILIKKDGTFVIHQELNLDPVNWQAPGCKNKVKLEDNHVMLISKKTKPTEEIKVFLDTIYNITYYNCLDTKNLEIRGYEKHMVDLAWEKPELIEKGFRPTRREYQTENGFIDLMGTDIDEKLMILEFKSRKAGTNAVKQLKGYIDCFKDNKEFVRGIIVAPDITDNARELLESLQMEFISMNPPLDLLKQKASTLDSFF; encoded by the coding sequence ATAAATAAATTCAGAATAAAAGAAGAAGGGATTATAATTAAATTCAAAACAATAGAAAATCCAGAAAACAATGACGCATATACTTTATTACAAGAAGGATTTGATAAAAAAGCCATGATTATTGTCCTAGCAGAATGTCATGTAGAATATGAAGGTAGAGCTCGCAGCAGATTAGACATAGGGGATCGATTGATATTAATTAAAAAAGATGGTACATTTGTAATACATCAAGAATTAAACTTAGACCCAGTTAACTGGCAAGCTCCAGGATGTAAAAATAAAGTAAAACTAGAAGACAACCATGTGATGTTAATTAGTAAAAAAACAAAACCTACTGAAGAAATTAAAGTATTCTTAGACACAATATACAACATTACATACTATAATTGCTTAGATACTAAAAACCTTGAAATAAGAGGCTATGAGAAACATATGGTTGATTTAGCATGGGAAAAACCGGAACTTATAGAAAAAGGATTTAGACCAACACGTAGAGAATATCAGACAGAAAATGGATTTATCGATTTAATGGGAACTGACATTGATGAAAAATTAATGATACTTGAATTTAAAAGTAGAAAAGCTGGAACAAATGCAGTTAAACAACTAAAAGGATATATTGATTGTTTTAAAGACAATAAAGAATTTGTAAGAGGAATTATTGTAGCACCAGATATTACAGATAATGCCCGTGAACTTCTAGAATCATTACAAATGGAATTTATAAGTATGAACCCACCCCTAGACTTATTAAAACAAAAAGCATCCACATTAGATTCATTCTTTTGA
- a CDS encoding GMC family oxidoreductase N-terminal domain-containing protein, with amino-acid sequence MTDVIIVGAGTGGLSVARELSKNSEVNITIIEKGPLDDAENSYKYYDAWDKTELELIKTTVVGGSSVVIAGNYVPSLVEELKEFDIDITPQIDQLKEEIGIQTMPDSHVGKVNNLLDDAAKELGLEMQPMPKGIDPTKCKQCGKCAWGCPHGAKWSSLEDLKVAQENGAKLITEEGVSSLIIENNKIKGVNTDKGNTYLADVVVLAAGGMITPKLLRTAGINAGETFAVDPFVTIGGYYKDAKQDKEIQMNKFIKLPHIVLASHTSQYLLPKIQETHPDATADDIISFMVKVPDNIKGKVHGNEVSKFIDHEDASLIARGCGIASTILVKAGADIESISSTHIRGAHLICSARIGDIVDSNLETEIENLYVGDGCVLPEAPGLPPIYTILALSRRLGQHLAETL; translated from the coding sequence ATGACTGATGTAATAATAGTAGGAGCAGGAACGGGAGGATTAAGTGTAGCTAGGGAATTATCCAAAAATTCTGAAGTAAATATTACAATAATAGAAAAAGGTCCGTTAGATGATGCAGAAAATTCATATAAATATTATGATGCATGGGATAAAACTGAATTAGAATTAATAAAAACAACAGTAGTTGGAGGTTCTTCAGTAGTTATTGCTGGAAACTATGTACCCTCATTAGTTGAAGAATTAAAAGAATTTGATATTGACATAACTCCACAAATAGATCAACTCAAAGAAGAAATAGGAATTCAAACAATGCCTGATTCTCATGTAGGTAAAGTAAATAACCTTCTAGATGATGCTGCAAAAGAATTAGGATTAGAAATGCAACCAATGCCTAAAGGAATAGATCCAACAAAATGTAAACAATGTGGAAAATGTGCATGGGGATGTCCACATGGTGCAAAATGGAGTTCATTAGAAGATCTTAAGGTAGCACAAGAAAATGGGGCAAAACTCATAACAGAAGAAGGAGTTTCTAGTTTAATAATAGAAAATAATAAAATAAAAGGTGTTAACACAGATAAAGGTAATACGTATCTAGCAGATGTAGTAGTACTTGCAGCTGGTGGAATGATAACACCTAAATTACTTAGAACTGCTGGGATAAATGCAGGAGAAACATTTGCAGTAGATCCATTTGTAACAATAGGTGGATATTATAAAGATGCAAAACAAGATAAGGAAATACAAATGAATAAATTCATAAAATTACCACACATTGTGCTAGCATCACATACAAGTCAATATCTATTACCAAAAATACAAGAAACACATCCTGATGCAACAGCAGATGATATAATTAGTTTCATGGTAAAAGTTCCAGATAATATTAAAGGAAAAGTCCATGGTAATGAAGTAAGTAAATTTATTGACCATGAAGATGCATCTCTAATAGCAAGAGGTTGTGGAATAGCTTCAACAATACTTGTAAAAGCAGGTGCAGATATTGAAAGTATCTCTTCAACTCATATACGTGGAGCACACTTAATCTGTTCTGCAAGAATAGGTGATATTGTAGATAGTAATTTAGAAACAGAAATTGAAAATCTATATGTTGGAGATGGATGTGTACTTCCTGAAGCACCAGGATTGCCTCCAATATATACAATATTAGCATTATCTAGAAGATTAGGTCAACATCTTGCTGAGACTTTATAA
- the thiI gene encoding tRNA uracil 4-sulfurtransferase ThiI — MKYFVRYGEIGIKSPKIRRKFENKLINNIQTELNCDFENDQGRMTLITDETNEKVEDVLNRVFGIVSYSPISETETDKEKISELIETVIKQVIDENKFNPEKDSFAVKCRRVGEHDFSSQEMAGYCGSVVVKLTKAKVNLSNPDFTLYVEVRKNRTYIYTEKIPGLGGLPVGSQGRVVCLISGGIDSPVAAYNMLKRGCAITLLHCDNYPFTTGTIEKVKKQAKNLERYSLGSEVRLYTIKLGQYLEFIQGQTPPRMTCVLCKSGMYQSAAHLAKQEGANAVVDGSSIGQVASQTLNNIEAARYHCRMPIFSPLISLDKIEIEAIGKKMGSYEVSIIPDSGCGAVPKYPETHADLDLVNKIIEDIDQKSALEKIYETITRIDLE, encoded by the coding sequence ATGAAATATTTTGTAAGATATGGAGAAATTGGAATTAAAAGTCCAAAAATTAGACGTAAATTTGAAAATAAATTAATAAACAACATACAAACTGAATTAAACTGTGACTTTGAAAACGATCAAGGTCGTATGACATTAATTACTGATGAAACTAATGAAAAAGTAGAAGATGTTTTAAACAGAGTATTTGGAATAGTTTCATATAGTCCTATTAGTGAAACAGAGACAGATAAAGAAAAAATAAGTGAATTAATAGAAACTGTTATTAAACAAGTAATTGATGAAAATAAATTTAATCCAGAAAAAGATTCATTTGCTGTTAAATGTAGACGTGTTGGAGAACATGACTTTTCTAGTCAGGAAATGGCAGGTTATTGTGGATCAGTTGTTGTTAAATTAACAAAAGCTAAAGTAAATTTATCTAATCCTGATTTTACATTATATGTGGAAGTAAGAAAAAATAGAACATATATTTATACTGAAAAAATTCCAGGACTTGGCGGTTTACCAGTAGGTTCTCAAGGAAGAGTTGTATGTTTAATTTCAGGAGGAATTGATTCACCTGTAGCAGCATATAACATGTTAAAAAGAGGTTGTGCTATAACATTATTACACTGTGATAATTATCCATTTACAACGGGAACTATTGAAAAAGTAAAAAAACAAGCAAAGAATTTAGAAAGATATTCTTTAGGTTCTGAAGTAAGATTATATACCATAAAACTTGGACAATATCTCGAATTTATCCAAGGACAAACACCACCTCGTATGACTTGTGTATTATGTAAAAGTGGAATGTATCAATCAGCAGCACATCTTGCAAAACAAGAAGGTGCAAATGCAGTTGTTGATGGAAGTAGTATAGGACAAGTAGCTTCACAAACATTAAATAATATTGAAGCTGCACGATACCATTGTAGAATGCCAATATTTAGTCCATTAATCAGTTTAGATAAGATTGAAATTGAAGCTATTGGTAAAAAAATGGGCAGTTATGAAGTATCTATTATCCCAGATAGTGGCTGTGGTGCAGTACCTAAATATCCAGAAACTCATGCAGATTTAGATTTAGTTAATAAAATAATTGAAGATATTGACCAAAAAAGCGCATTAGAAAAAATATATGAAACAATTACAAGAATTGACTTAGAATAA
- a CDS encoding VWA domain-containing protein — protein MVNKRIIALSNQLRDNGVPVSIRSTQTACNVWDLMKSTNNIREMKTALKSVYIKDHHDDKKFNKIFDELFTNITDETKPDRIEHQYDNSKDDPSIEREDIMGMPEGVESDLPIEAQIPPDFNPELLQQNRIHEKDLLKTDISNINTFDERILDLCRKLGDKIANQRSKRRKRMNTTNIDMQRTIRSNLKNGGKLIQIHTSKPRLHKNKHIFLSDVSGSCDWISSWFFSIIYGCQKSFDKIYSYEFDSEVIDTTESLNSESYTESFTSIAAQRMRRGMIHGQSDMAQSFKEFRDMAPLNHRSIVIILTDCRDWKGKREEGILESATILRDIVQKSAKVIILNPEKKKRWTTPTSCVRDYQNAGAQVHEIRNLEHLAKLITEL, from the coding sequence ATGGTTAATAAAAGAATAATTGCTTTATCAAATCAACTACGAGATAACGGAGTACCAGTAAGTATACGTAGTACACAAACAGCTTGTAATGTATGGGACCTGATGAAAAGTACAAACAATATACGAGAAATGAAAACTGCTCTGAAAAGTGTATACATTAAAGATCACCATGATGATAAAAAATTTAACAAAATATTCGATGAATTATTCACAAATATTACAGATGAAACAAAACCAGACAGAATAGAACATCAATACGACAATTCTAAAGATGATCCAAGTATTGAACGTGAAGACATTATGGGTATGCCAGAAGGTGTGGAAAGTGACTTACCTATTGAAGCACAAATTCCCCCTGATTTTAACCCAGAACTACTACAACAAAATAGAATTCATGAAAAAGACTTATTGAAAACAGATATAAGTAATATCAACACATTTGATGAAAGAATACTTGATTTATGTCGTAAACTAGGCGATAAAATAGCAAATCAAAGATCGAAAAGACGTAAACGTATGAATACAACCAACATAGATATGCAAAGAACCATAAGAAGCAATCTAAAGAATGGTGGAAAATTAATACAAATACACACATCCAAACCAAGATTACATAAAAATAAACATATATTTCTAAGTGATGTTAGTGGATCTTGTGATTGGATAAGTAGCTGGTTCTTTTCAATAATATATGGTTGTCAAAAATCATTCGATAAAATATACAGCTATGAATTTGATAGTGAAGTAATTGACACAACAGAATCATTAAATAGTGAATCATATACAGAATCATTTACAAGTATAGCTGCACAAAGAATGAGACGAGGAATGATACACGGCCAATCAGACATGGCACAATCATTCAAAGAATTCCGTGACATGGCACCACTTAATCATAGAAGTATAGTAATTATATTAACTGATTGTAGAGACTGGAAAGGAAAACGAGAAGAGGGTATACTAGAAAGTGCAACAATACTTCGAGACATAGTACAAAAAAGTGCAAAAGTCATCATACTCAATCCTGAAAAGAAAAAGAGATGGACAACACCTACAAGTTGTGTGCGTGACTACCAAAATGCTGGCGCACAAGTTCATGAAATAAGAAATTTAGAACATTTAGCTAAACTAATAACTGAATTATAA
- the cfbB gene encoding Ni-sirohydrochlorin a,c-diamide synthase, with product MKRIVLSGTGSGVGKTTIATGIMKALSKNYKIQSFKVGPDYIDPSYHNCATGVPSRNLDSFFMSEGQIRQSFKNGMIHSKANYGIIEGVRGLYEGISPVNDIGSTASIAKALNAPVILIINSRSLVRSAAAMTLGFKALDPKIKIDGVILNNVKSQKHYLKTKEAVETLAKTPVLGGIIRDNTIAMEQRHLGLIPAVEEERIKGLIEKWGELIQENIDLDMLKNIMDNSDSIHDNYEPIWNPNKTIQKTKIGIPYDEAFNFYYQENIEALEYNNAKIEYFSPIHDETIPDVDALYLGGGYPEIFKKELSKNTSMLKSVKQFSQDNHPIYAECGGLMYLCKSIDNLPMVDVFSYKSQLTKKVQGLSYTIAQVEQNNPILKKGTQYHGHEFHYSKVEYTGSNKNDFAFKMKRGVGITGKYDGLLKNNTVASYIHTHSACLPDFAYNFTQAALENK from the coding sequence ATGAAACGAATAGTATTATCAGGAACAGGAAGTGGAGTAGGTAAAACAACTATAGCCACAGGGATTATGAAAGCATTATCTAAAAATTATAAAATACAATCATTCAAAGTAGGTCCCGATTATATAGATCCATCATATCATAATTGTGCAACAGGAGTACCTTCTAGAAATCTAGATTCATTCTTCATGTCTGAAGGACAAATAAGACAATCATTTAAAAATGGAATGATTCATTCAAAAGCAAATTATGGGATAATAGAAGGTGTAAGAGGATTATATGAAGGGATAAGTCCGGTTAATGATATTGGAAGTACAGCATCAATAGCAAAAGCATTAAATGCACCAGTTATTCTAATTATAAATAGTAGAAGTCTTGTACGAAGTGCAGCTGCAATGACACTTGGATTTAAAGCATTAGATCCTAAAATAAAAATAGATGGTGTTATATTAAACAATGTAAAAAGTCAAAAACACTATTTAAAAACAAAAGAAGCAGTAGAAACACTAGCAAAAACTCCAGTACTTGGAGGAATAATAAGAGATAATACTATAGCAATGGAACAAAGACATTTAGGATTAATACCAGCAGTAGAAGAAGAAAGAATTAAAGGATTAATTGAAAAATGGGGTGAATTAATCCAAGAAAATATTGATTTAGACATGCTTAAAAATATAATGGATAATTCTGATTCAATACATGATAATTATGAACCAATATGGAATCCAAATAAAACAATACAAAAAACAAAAATTGGAATTCCATATGATGAAGCATTTAATTTTTATTACCAGGAAAATATAGAAGCATTAGAATATAATAATGCAAAAATAGAATACTTCAGCCCAATACATGATGAAACAATACCTGATGTAGATGCATTATATCTAGGGGGAGGATATCCCGAAATATTTAAAAAAGAATTATCTAAAAATACATCAATGCTCAAATCAGTAAAACAATTTTCACAAGATAATCATCCAATATATGCTGAATGTGGCGGATTGATGTATCTATGTAAATCTATTGATAACTTACCTATGGTGGATGTATTCTCCTATAAATCACAACTTACAAAAAAAGTTCAAGGACTAAGTTACACAATAGCTCAAGTTGAACAAAATAATCCTATATTAAAAAAGGGAACACAATATCATGGACATGAATTCCACTATTCAAAAGTAGAATACACAGGTTCTAATAAAAATGATTTTGCATTTAAAATGAAAAGAGGTGTAGGAATTACAGGTAAATATGATGGATTACTAAAAAATAATACTGTTGCAAGTTATATACATACACATAGTGCATGTTTACCTGATTTTGCATATAATTTCACACAAGCAGCATTAGAAAATAAATAA
- a CDS encoding F420-dependent methylenetetrahydromethanopterin dehydrogenase, with amino-acid sequence MVVKIGIIKTGTIGTSSLIELILDERADREDIDVRIVSSGAKMSKQQIEEVTFKINDFNPDIIIFISPNPNAKQPKNARKILTELEIPTIIIGDKPGEVAIPEIKEQKFGYIIIQADPMIGARREFLDPTEMVLFNADVLKVLAVTGVFRLIHKTLDNVIDDIKNNEPIHLPELLVTEKEAVDTAGFKNPYAKSKAIAAYNITKQVAQMNINACFKVKESDEYIPIVAAAHEMMSSAAKLADEARMIEKTNDSVLRTPHRRDGSTLSKTSLMDNFR; translated from the coding sequence ATGGTAGTTAAAATAGGAATAATAAAAACAGGAACAATAGGAACATCTTCATTAATAGAATTAATACTTGATGAAAGGGCAGATCGTGAAGATATTGATGTTAGAATAGTGAGTTCTGGAGCAAAAATGAGTAAACAACAAATAGAAGAAGTCACATTTAAGATAAATGATTTTAATCCAGATATAATTATATTCATAAGTCCAAATCCAAATGCAAAACAACCAAAAAATGCAAGAAAAATACTAACTGAATTAGAAATTCCTACAATAATTATTGGAGATAAACCAGGGGAAGTTGCAATACCTGAAATTAAAGAACAGAAATTTGGTTATATTATAATACAAGCAGATCCAATGATTGGTGCAAGAAGAGAATTCTTAGATCCTACAGAAATGGTTTTATTCAATGCAGATGTATTAAAAGTATTGGCAGTAACAGGGGTATTTAGATTAATTCATAAAACTTTAGATAATGTGATAGATGATATTAAAAATAATGAACCAATACATCTACCAGAACTTTTAGTAACTGAGAAGGAAGCAGTTGATACTGCTGGATTTAAAAATCCCTATGCAAAGAGTAAAGCAATAGCAGCATATAATATAACAAAACAAGTAGCTCAGATGAATATAAACGCATGTTTCAAAGTAAAAGAATCAGATGAATATATACCAATTGTAGCAGCAGCACATGAAATGATGTCTTCAGCAGCAAAATTAGCTGATGAAGCAAGAATGATAGAAAAAACTAATGATTCTGTCTTAAGAACTCCTCATAGAAGGGATGGTTCTACATTAAGTAAGACTTCCTTAATGGATAATTTCAGATAA
- the hisB gene encoding imidazoleglycerol-phosphate dehydratase HisB, which produces MTDDRIVTLSRKTNETDIEITLNIDGNGRSNIDTGLKFFDHMLTSFSKHGFFDLDVKVIGDIEVDDHHTIEDTGLLLGECFKEALGNKVGINRMGYSIVPMDESLATVAVDISGRNYTVFKADFEYQYIGDVNSQNIKHFFESFANTSLMNINIKCEGENDHHICEAIFKSLARALNSATKITHDQLLSTKGKL; this is translated from the coding sequence ATGACAGATGATAGAATTGTCACATTAAGTAGAAAAACAAATGAAACTGACATAGAAATAACATTAAATATTGATGGAAATGGAAGAAGTAATATAGATACTGGCCTTAAATTCTTTGACCATATGTTAACATCATTTAGTAAACATGGCTTTTTTGATTTAGATGTTAAAGTTATTGGTGATATTGAAGTAGATGATCATCATACTATAGAAGATACTGGATTATTACTTGGTGAATGTTTTAAAGAAGCTTTAGGTAATAAAGTAGGAATAAATCGTATGGGTTATAGTATAGTTCCAATGGATGAATCTTTAGCTACTGTTGCTGTAGATATAAGTGGTCGAAATTACACTGTATTTAAAGCAGACTTTGAGTACCAATATATCGGTGATGTTAATTCACAGAATATTAAACATTTCTTTGAATCATTTGCTAACACTAGTTTAATGAATATAAATATTAAATGTGAAGGTGAAAATGACCATCATATTTGTGAAGCAATATTTAAATCATTAGCCCGTGCATTAAATAGTGCTACAAAAATTACTCATGACCAATTACTAAGTACTAAGGGAAAATTATAA
- a CDS encoding flippase: MSDNKVMKNSFILLIGNLLFRVGGYINRLLMSRMLGPEGYGLYGLTLPFQGIFQILSAGGLPPAISKYVAEYNAKDEKAIIKQIILTATKYMVFMTILLSIILLFSSDFIANTIFHKPLVVWPLRAVSLITPFSVVVGAMRGAYQGVYKNEYTVYNRLAEQVATIVFACIFVSCGLYATGAVLGGAFGFIISAITAVYLYKKYITPLFESEDSLKLSLKEELNLLWMLICFAIPVTITALSEMAIYDIGTIIIGIFMLSSDVGYYNSADPIARIPLVISLSISTVLLPATSEAYALKNHELLQQYVVDCLRYCILIVLPLCVLISIFSSPIITILFGSTYIAGSGVLSILVIGMSFYSIYMICSSILQGTGNPRIPMYILLIGTVLNVVLNVLFVKNIGILGAAIATTITTCILMIVIMFIVVRSTKIVLPWKNILLIILSNVLLTCACMLIPKTIIGSIIGGVIGIILYIICLIFFKVLSSNDLKFFTEYLNRVKFLRQPVNKIVNFIEKHDLIYNQD, encoded by the coding sequence ATGTCTGATAATAAAGTAATGAAGAATAGTTTTATTTTACTAATAGGTAATCTATTATTTAGAGTAGGAGGATATATTAATAGATTATTAATGAGTAGAATGCTTGGTCCTGAAGGATATGGATTGTATGGATTAACACTACCATTTCAAGGAATCTTCCAGATATTATCTGCAGGTGGACTTCCACCCGCAATTTCCAAATACGTAGCTGAATATAATGCCAAAGATGAAAAAGCAATTATAAAACAAATTATCTTAACTGCTACCAAATATATGGTATTTATGACAATTTTACTAAGTATTATATTATTATTTTCATCAGACTTTATTGCTAATACAATATTCCATAAACCCCTAGTTGTATGGCCACTACGTGCAGTTAGTCTTATAACACCATTTAGTGTAGTTGTAGGTGCTATGAGAGGTGCTTATCAAGGAGTTTATAAGAATGAATATACTGTTTATAATAGACTTGCGGAGCAAGTAGCCACTATTGTTTTTGCATGTATTTTTGTATCATGTGGACTTTATGCTACAGGAGCCGTTCTTGGAGGAGCATTTGGATTTATTATATCAGCAATTACTGCAGTATATTTATATAAAAAGTATATAACTCCACTTTTTGAATCCGAAGATAGTTTAAAGTTATCTTTAAAAGAAGAACTTAATCTTTTATGGATGCTTATTTGTTTTGCTATTCCTGTAACAATAACTGCATTATCTGAAATGGCAATTTATGATATTGGTACAATAATAATTGGAATATTTATGTTATCTAGTGATGTAGGATATTATAATTCTGCAGATCCTATTGCTAGAATCCCTTTAGTCATTTCATTATCTATATCAACAGTATTATTACCTGCTACCTCAGAGGCTTATGCTTTGAAAAATCATGAATTATTACAGCAATATGTTGTTGATTGTTTGAGATATTGTATTTTAATTGTTCTTCCATTATGTGTGTTGATTAGTATATTTAGTAGTCCTATAATTACTATATTATTTGGAAGTACATATATTGCAGGTTCAGGTGTTTTAAGCATTTTAGTTATTGGAATGTCATTTTATAGTATTTATATGATTTGTAGTAGTATTTTACAAGGAACAGGAAATCCTCGTATTCCAATGTATATATTATTAATAGGTACTGTGTTAAATGTTGTGTTAAATGTATTATTTGTTAAAAATATTGGTATTTTAGGTGCTGCTATAGCTACTACTATAACTACATGTATATTAATGATTGTAATAATGTTTATTGTAGTTAGAAGTACGAAAATAGTGCTTCCTTGGAAAAATATTCTATTGATTATACTTAGTAATGTCCTTTTAACATGTGCTTGTATGTTAATTCCTAAAACTATCATAGGTTCTATTATAGGTGGTGTTATTGGAATAATATTATACATTATTTGTTTAATATTCTTTAAAGTACTATCAAGTAATGATTTAAAATTCTTCACGGAATATCTAAATAGGGTTAAATTTTTAAGACAACCTGTCAATAAAATAGTAAATTTTATAGAAAAACATGACTTAATATATAATCAGGATTAA